Proteins encoded together in one Glandiceps talaboti chromosome 11, keGlaTala1.1, whole genome shotgun sequence window:
- the LOC144442639 gene encoding uncharacterized protein LOC144442639, whose amino-acid sequence MKMRYTAKQCQIHIHNSKIQSGENEGRMKETVGSSTLDNGERMVAHTQEGDDSTFYDSARGVPYVTCNMGDQSDKYSQEIEKQPTGLDMLNTDKSYCVVTENNRTTHNRHPGVTTDTHKRIGRDSRTVIRVDTGRDRPTPNIEAAMCVETPSPKRSEVNLREKGSVIDPQKFSPQLGTTKQAWTWTNIDLGNHSRNNHSNRGKVSGDVKEQIRPVSANEDLIQVEVNEQSKDLLKPCHDTGSFVTETGERTQKSDPANVNGLYSAECY is encoded by the exons ATCCATAACAGTAAAATACAGAGTGGAGAAAATGAAGGTCGTATGAAAGAAACAGTTGGAAGCAGTACTCTGGATAACGGTGAACGGATGGTTGCACACACTCAGGAAGGTGATGACTCCACATTTTATGATTCTGCTAGAGGAGTGCCGTACGTGACATGCAACATGGGAGACCAAAGCGATAAATATAGCCAAGAGATAGAGAAACAACCAACAGGTTTAGATATGTTAAATACAGATAAAAGCTATTGTGTAGTAACAGAGAACAATAGAACAACTCACAACAGGCACCCAGGCGTGACCACGGACACTCATAAAAGAATAGGGAGGGACTCCAGGACAGTCATAAGGGTTGACACTGGTAGAGACAGGCCTACTCCAAACATAGAGGCTGCCATGTGTGTAGAGACACCAAGTCCCAAGAGAAGTGAAGTAAATTTAAGAGAGAAAGGTAGTGTAATTGATCCTCAGAAATTTTCACCCCAGTTGGGGACAACTAAACAAGCTTGGACTTGGACCAATATTGATTTGGGGAATCATTCAAGGaataaccatagcaacagagGGAAAGTAAGTGGCGATGTCAAGGAGCAAATCAGGCCAGTCAGTGCCAATGAGGATCTAATACAGGTGGAGGTAAATGAACAAAGTAAGGATTTATTGAAGCCATGCCATGATACTGGGTCCTTTGTGACGGAGACAGGTGAAAGAACACAGAAATCCGATCCTGCTAATGTGAATGGATTGTACAGTGCTG AATGCTACTAA